The genomic stretch ATATTTCCCCGGCTGAACAACCGTGCAGTTTTGTGGTGAACCCAATGGCGGTCGAATCGCATCATCACAAACATCCAAAGACGGCTTTGATTCGGCCGGTATCTCCAGCACTTTCGGTCTTGTTGCAGACTGATCGTAACGAACGTGCGGTTGTACTGTGTGTTGCCGGCATTCCTCAGACTTTTCCCTTTTGTGATGATTTACCGGACTCATATTAGGCAGCGATCCACTGCTCGTTTGATTATCCCTCCCATTTTCATTAATGACTGTCTTGATACGAACTGGTGGAGGACTCGATTGATAAGCAAGCGTATTCTTATGGGTAGCAATCAAATTGTGATCCAAACTCGCACTCGCTCCTGAATCCACAGATGTTTCGTACCATTCCTTCTGACGACTcttacgattattattattattattattattaacatattccACGGCCGCGTCTTTGCCGTCGTGTGAATCGTGAGAATAATTCGACTGCCACGTCTCCACACTTCCCAAAGATTGCGTACGTAGCAGCATCTTGTTGTGGTTATTGTTTGTCAACGGCATTTGTTGTTCAGCTAATGGTAATAGATGAACAGAGTGATGCTGATGGGATGAGGAGATAATGTTGCTGCTGGTGGGCGAACCTTTGACGCCCGTCACGGCGACTGTGCGATAACGTGATTGCATTTCCGAATTTGTACCACAGCTGTTATGATGAGCATTTCGCCGTCTACGATCCAGACTGCCGAATCTATCGGATTCGTCAATGCTCACCCAATGAATATCGTCGTTGTGACGTACCCAGTAGCCAGATAGCAATTGTGTTTCGATCGATGCACTGCTGATTCCGATGTGTCGCGGGACATTCTTGCCAGCAGATGAAGACGAATCACGATCTCGCCTCAATAAAGGCTGCTGAGATTGcgaactatttttataataaatctgataATCAGTGATAGGCGTATAATGTGACGTGCGAAAATCTTTTTCGTAAGTTCCTTGGCTCGTTCTCCGTACAATATCCGCGTTATCCAAGTGTTTGTATTCGATGGAACCTATATATTGCGGCCTATGACTCTCTTGTAATTGCTGTTGCTTCTGTTGCAAATGCTGGATATGCCGATAACGCATTTGACGCTCGTCCTCTGTATAAGTATTGGGCACGTAAGGTCGATAAGTTCTCTCAGTATCTGGATAGTGGCCACGGGACCCACCGCTTCCGTGAGAATATGTACGAGCACGGTATTGATCcggcaaaatataaatattgtgattATCATTGTGATCATGCTCGACGATATTAATGTTTGGATGATCGACAGGACTCGCACCGGGATAAGTACTACTGTGATGATTGCAGATGTTCGGTACATTCGATTGCTCCTCGTAGCTATGTCCGGAATAGGTGTTGGGTTTGTCCAGAATATATTTGTCTTCAGATCCTATTGGGCTCAGACTAATACCAGGTTCATGGAGTATACCTCTTCCAGCAAATTTTGGAGTAGTTACTTCGTTTCCTATTATACACGATTATGTGTCACACATTAAAAGTGTCACTAttcattataacattatttaaaaatttaattagtgtttaaaaaatacctGTACTATCTAAGGGTGGTCGTGGTTTCTTCGTCCTGTGTTTTACATTAACGTGCAAATGCGATTGCGTATTATAATTTGCCGTATGGATTGGTAACTGTGCTGATCGATGGGCTTTTCCACGACTCTGCCTTATAAAGTTCAATTCTGTCTCTAGCTCTTGCAGTCGTCGCTGACTTTGCTGATAAGCAAGTCTGTGCTTACGTCGTGTAGCTTTGCTCTCTGTAGTATCATTAACAATACTCAATGCAGTTTCTACAATTCCAAGTTGTACCTGCCTCTCCAATTCCAATTCTGACTCTTCCTATGAATGAACAAAAACAATaactaatgtaatatatttatcaattattataaaagttaaatatagttttttaaaaaaaagtaatcctACAACATCAGCTGTCTTCAGTATATTAACTGATTTTTGTGGATATATAAGTGTAACGTCTTTCCTATGAAAAATTGGAGGACTTTCTCCAGGTTCCAGAGGTATTTCTGGAGGTAAAACTCCTGTTATTTCCGCCTCTTCTacacacaaatttttcaactcattatttttttgagtAAGCTTCTCTTGTAAGGCTTCTCGACGTTGACGTAGCCATTGTAGTCTTGCGGATAATGCGTCATCTGCCAAAGCACCTGGCGCATTTTCGTTTCCTGCCATCACTAAAcaattgtgttaaaaaataatatcagtaTTGTTCTACCAAATTATCAGAGTCAATGTTCTACCCAATTATCAATATAGATGTTACATTGTTTCAGTTACTCACCCATATTATtggaaaagataaaacaaatgGGTTAGCTGTAATCTCTTCATATGCTTTGATCAATGTGTTTTCACAATGGCATATCCTAAATTATAATGCCATTTTGAAATTCAtcaattaaagtatattaaaaaaggattgccaattcttgaaaaaatcaagcatactttcttcatatataaacatatttaatagtgAATACAGTAAAAATCACCAATACATCAGAAATCTCTGTaacaaaaagttatttataatctcaAGTGCATTGCAGGCTGCAAAGATGTGTTGATTACTTCATCAGTTTGTAGAGAGTCATTTGTGTttgattattaagatatacaaaatataatacttgaaTATTGCAATAgtgatttttgataattaggTCTCACACacaaacttatttaaaaatttaagtaaagcAGGTCAAACTAAATATTTACCAACAACATAACTGACGCCGAGAACTATCTTATTTTTTGGAGCCTTTCTTCTAAACTTTACTTATTAGAAAAGTAGCGACGTTTTATATCTGGTCTTCAATGATGTAAcagaatatatgcataaaaacaAGAACAATCGAAGAATATATACGACTTCAACTTTGCAAGTTCGAGGAGTCATGTATTTTTTGTGTTACTGCATAAAcacttatctctcttttttattataagagatAATACTACTAACTTTTTCACCAACATAAAGCTGCAGCTGCACCTTATCGGCCCCTTCCTTTGATGAGCATCTGCATCATGAGCATTCTGTCAAAACAGAATGCGCATGTGCGAGGTAGGTATGCTccataacatataaaatatacatagatgGGCTTATCTAATCATGAATCATGACAGagttttttattctgattgatCAATCAAAGCAGTCATAGAATGCGGTCGATTTGGTGCTACAAACGCTTCGTAATTTCCCACAgtttcttatcattttataagattttctgtataaaaaatattttatttttttcatgtgtcAAAATATTGTCAACAAAAATGCTGTCAAACTGAACAGAATACATAACgatcgatatattttgcatgttcTCGAATTTAAAAGCTCGTCGAGAAGCGGAAACGAGACGCACTTGATGAACAGAAAAGTCAACGGTGGTCAACGATCGGATCGCAATAACAACAACGACAACATCGGGGGTTCATCGCGCGACAATGACGCCGTCGAAGATAAATACATGGAAACTCGTGGAACGTTCGCTACTACTTGCCGGAATCGACGTGCGCGATTGATCGATGTAGCTGCGATGCGCGCGAGGCTGTCGCGGAGTGACAGCCGAGACATTAATCAAGCCATCGGTTAACCGAATAGATTAAGCGCGAGCGCGCTTATCTCTGGACACGCTTCTTCCCTCGTGTCATTCGAACGAGCGCGAAGAAAAAgtaagaagaggaagagagcgaaaggaagataaaaagaattaaatttttgcaccGCACAGTACCGGAACTGCAAGCCGTTTCTCTACGCGAGAACGAGAGTGCAACGGTGGATCGCGTGTCGCGTGTGTTCAAGAGAGACCGCCGGAAGGCGTGGAGCGgcaggaaagagagagagagagagagagagagaaagaaagaaagagaaaaacgcGAGAATTAGATGTGGAGGAGGGAGTACGTTTCGATAGAACGAGCGCGGGTGCAGCGACGAGGAATCCGAAGAGCCGGAGTAAGTAAGTAGATACCGACCGATCATCGGGTAGTGTGCGCGGTTCTTCGTGGGTGAAGGTGAAATCCATAGTCACGATGGACGAGGGTGTGCTGAACGACTTGTTGGAGTGTTCGGTATGCTTGGAGCGACTTGACACATCCAGCAAGGTATTGCCGTGCCAGCACACGTTTTGCAAAAAGTGCCTGGAGGAGATTGTGAGCACTCATCGCGAGTTACGCTGCCCGGAATGCCGAGTGCTCGTGGACGCCAAGGTGGACGACCTGCCGCCAAACGTGTTGTTGATGCGCATCCTCGAGGGGATGCGCAACGCCGCGCCGAAGAATCAAGCCAAGTCCGCGTTGTCGAGGTCTTCCGGCGGCACCGCCGTGCCGCAACGGTTGTTCGGCGGCCACCAGGTCGCCCCGGCGCCGATAGTGACCGCTAGTCTCACCCCCGCCATCGCCATCGCTTCCGAACCGGTGATACGACATTCTAATGCCGCCGCTAAGCAAGTACACTTGCACAATCAGGCTTATGGAAGAGCGATTTACGATTACGTTTCCAAGGAGGCAGGGTATGTTCTATGTTTCATCGTTACATacctgtaatttattttaatatatgcgaTTGTAATATATACTACTATTCTGgtgttatttattcttttagtgATTTGAGTTTTAAGAAGGGTGATATAGTCATTCTTCGAAAGAAAATTGACAAGAATTGGTACTTTGGGGAATGCGGCAATAATCATGGTGTCTTTCCACTCTCTTATGTTCAggtaaaaatcgcaaaatattcttttattttctatgtttgcttagctttaatttattgtgattTATTCTATCATGACTTGCAGGTGATGACACCTTTAACGCCACATGTACCTCAATGTAAAGCACTATACGATTTTAGAATGACGAATGATGATGAGGATGGTTGTCTAACCTTTAACAAGGTATTTTCACATTATGTTTGTTAAATATCTTGCAGTTTGACTGctgttattacatatatatatatatatatatatatatatatatatatatatatatgtatagaaaatatatgtaaatatattttcagggAGAAGTCATCAGTGTTATCAGAAGAGTAGATGAAAATTGGGCAGAAGGTAAACTCTTGGATAGGATTGGCATCTTTCCATTAGCTTTTGTAGAGCTGAATAGCGTCGCTAGAGCTCTGATGAAACTTTCTACTAAGTAAGtagaatgattaatttatatatatgcacatgtgCTTATTTTGAgtgaatgtatatttaaatagtcgTTTAATCAGTGTACAGCCAGGACCGTCGAGATTAGCTCCACCAACTCCAACGAACGAAGAAACCACGCCGTTAATACCAACCGATCATACGCGTAATGTGCAAACAACTAGCCAATCTCGATCACAATTGGTACAAGTGAGTTAAAATGTTGTAatcttttgaattaattatgtgaGATACATCtcaatgtatttttacattgtacaGAATGCCGCGTTACCAGTATCCGATTCTGTCTCAAATGTCTCGTCTGGCGGCAGCTCTACAACTACTACTCCAAACACACCCAATAGCTCGACGACGTCCAGCAGTTCCAGTACTGCTCCAAGCAGTCCTGGTAGTCCCGCGACATCACCACCTGCAGTTGGGAATAGACATAACGTTAAACGTCATAGTTTCACTGCCGTCAATACAGGTCATCATGCTCATCCCCATCATAGACATAGCGCTGAGATACTTAGTCCTCCAGTAGACAGTGCCCTTAATAACGCCAATAACAGTGGAGGCAATGAATCGTTTTCCCCTTTACAAGTAAGAAAACACATTTTCCGACAATTctctatgaataattatatatatgagttcAATTATCTTGATCAAAGTATAATCTTGTAtccccttttctttctttttctttttctttttcttttttttggtaagagttttatattaaattaatttgtttctatTCTAGGTCAACAGTTGTACAACAGATCACAATCTTCGTCATAGACGAAGCGATAGCAGCGATCTTGTTCTTGCCCAGCAGAGTGTACCCGTTAATCAGACTTCCAGTGTATCTGGCGCAACGCATTTACCAGCGGCGTACATAGCACTATATCCATACAAGCCTCAGAAAGCGGATGAGCTCGAGTTGCGGAAGGGCGGCATTTATATGGTGACGGAACGTTGTCAAGACGGATGGTTCAAAGGAACGTCCAATCGCACCCAGAAATGTGGAGTCTTTCCTGGAAATTATGTTGCACCTGCTAAGTACGTTTATTTCTTTCCCAATTTCTGTATCGCAAATGTGTCTACGTCGGTCGTATGTCAAGCCCTCGATCTGATTACAGATGTCAACGCGGACTGTGTCGCGGATCGCCAAATTCACCTAGCCAACATCAAGTTTCGCCATTATCAAATGCAGGATCGAATGCCGAGTCACGCTTGGCCGTGACATACACGAAGAACAAAGGTCCCGCGCCGCAACCTTCATATAATCCACGCGCACTGCCGCCACCTGAATTACCGCCGCGCGCTATCAGTCCTTCTTCGACGACTGTATCTTCGTCCTGGCACGGCAATGCTGGTCAGCCGAGTCAGGGACTAAATCAGGAAACTAGTCCACCACGACACAGTGACCAAAACGTGATCGCCAATCCGCTCGGACGTAGTCATAGCGTAGTGATGACTTCAAATATCCGTATGTGTTTCGAGTATATATTGTGTCGTGAATAAACATTCTtttcaacatataataatatcgtatCTTTCCAGCTTCGCCTGGTAAACAAATCGCGGTGTCTTCATCATTACAACCGCCTGTGGGTCTCAATACCGCTAATGGCTGCAGCAGCGCTACTATTTCCGCTCCTTCTTCTTCCGCGAGTGATATGAATAGAAGCCCGAACAATACTCTGCGAGTAGCAGCTATTGCTCCGAACGCAGCTGCAGCTGCGTACAGAACCTCGGAAaaggtattttatttttataaacttattcATATGTTTATCATTCTGACAATATCACACAATATTGCTCATATATGTTTACAATCGCTGATTATagccaaaagaaaaaaaggataaatgtGTTTCCTTGATGCGACGTTTGaccaatattaaaaaatccaaaTCACCTCCACCAGCAACATATTCCATGGATAATCCTGTATTCGACGACGGTAATTCCGTCAATCCGATTCACGTTCGgtgagtaattttattatcacgtTTTCACTGATACATGTACGTAtgtgcataatttatattataatctgaaAATCGAAAACaacaaaagttaatatttaatttgcacgTTCTcttaatcgatttaatttgaTGTGTATTTTATCCTAATTTCCGCATGTATacgtattatgtatatgtatattatgagAATAATGTTCTTACATTATCGCACAATTTTGACATGCGCATATAATGAATGTTTGTCAAAGTATTTTGATGTTTACTAAAAGCGCTACTTTTTTGTTGCTGAGATTGTTGCATGATCGGCATCGCCATATCTATGCGCACATGTAGAAAGTGGCGAGCAACCAAATAATGTAAACGTTTATTTTAACATCATGCTTTGCGCAGCATGACATAAATTGCACGCTGAAATGTTTctctaataaattgtattggGGGATGGGGCGACAATCGCAGATCAGGATCTTGTCCAAGTCAGTTGCTACAGGTGATACCTACACAGGAATTAAATACATCAAACAGCCAACACCGCTTATGTCCAGGCTCTGTGCAAGGGCACGTCACATCTTCACAGAGACTGAAATACAAAGAGAGACCCTCCTTACCAGTATCAGTAATTCAGAGGTTAGTCGTTTGTTGATGCGAATTAAGTagcagataaattttaatgaattataaaatatataacaaaaaatatattttatgagatatataatatgaaatattatagagatattatgagatttagaaaatatttatgagaattaCAAAGCAGTATATTGtgtctacattttttaataaatatttgataaatatttttatggaaactATTGTACAAGATGACAgttattttcaacaaatgaTAAGCTTTCTGTTTtgtataaacttaaaatttttttattttaagcaataaatccttaatttttatagcaaaaacACGCTTTATGTGTAAGTTCATGTGCATTTGAGAATTTTGTATAATCCTATctgacttatattttttacattagcaTTTGCAATTGATTGTGTGGTAGAACTACATTTCATTTTCAGGTAAGCCTAGAAAactttagagagagagagagagagattacttTTGCatagattattttacattgtgataattaataatatatataaagaatatatttatatatcatagatTTTAAGCATTCttgcaagataaaatttattttttataaaaatatataaataacaaagtacaatttaagaaacattgattatatatatagatatattttgcatgttgggaaaatttattgtgataatatattgaatatctattatttattatatttgattattaataattatttctgtataaagtagcataattttgaatatattttatttacttatatatgtgCCTGTGTATGAT from Cataglyphis hispanica isolate Lineage 1 chromosome 3, ULB_Chis1_1.0, whole genome shotgun sequence encodes the following:
- the LOC126848129 gene encoding E3 ubiquitin-protein ligase SH3RF3-like isoform X1, whose translation is MDEGVLNDLLECSVCLERLDTSSKVLPCQHTFCKKCLEEIVSTHRELRCPECRVLVDAKVDDLPPNVLLMRILEGMRNAAPKNQAKSALSRSSGGTAVPQRLFGGHQVAPAPIVTASLTPAIAIASEPVIRHSNAAAKQVHLHNQAYGRAIYDYVSKEAGDLSFKKGDIVILRKKIDKNWYFGECGNNHGVFPLSYVQVMTPLTPHVPQCKALYDFRMTNDDEDGCLTFNKGEVISVIRRVDENWAEGKLLDRIGIFPLAFVELNSVARALMKLSTNVQPGPSRLAPPTPTNEETTPLIPTDHTRNVQTTSQSRSQLVQNAALPVSDSVSNVSSGGSSTTTTPNTPNSSTTSSSSSTAPSSPGSPATSPPAVGNRHNVKRHSFTAVNTGHHAHPHHRHSAEILSPPVDSALNNANNSGGNESFSPLQVNSCTTDHNLRHRRSDSSDLVLAQQSVPVNQTSSVSGATHLPAAYIALYPYKPQKADELELRKGGIYMVTERCQDGWFKGTSNRTQKCGVFPGNYVAPAKCQRGLCRGSPNSPSQHQVSPLSNAGSNAESRLAVTYTKNKGPAPQPSYNPRALPPPELPPRAISPSSTTVSSSWHGNAGQPSQGLNQETSPPRHSDQNVIANPLGRSHSVVMTSNIPSPGKQIAVSSSLQPPVGLNTANGCSSATISAPSSSASDMNRSPNNTLRVAAIAPNAAAAAYRTSEKPKEKKDKCVSLMRRLTNIKKSKSPPPATYSMDNPVFDDGNSVNPIHVRSGSCPSQLLQVIPTQELNTSNSQHRLCPGSVQGHVTSSQRLKYKERPSLPVSVIQRSGESGAMVCPTVGNHHRKSNSLDAGMGKQTKQQSSRDRDRVYRFRCIVPYPPNSEFELELRVGDIIYVHKKRDDGWYKGTQQRTGRTGLFPASFVEAF
- the LOC126848129 gene encoding E3 ubiquitin-protein ligase SH3RF3-like isoform X2; its protein translation is MDEGVLNDLLECSVCLERLDTSSKVLPCQHTFCKKCLEEIVSTHRELRCPECRVLVDAKVDDLPPNVLLMRILEGMRNAAPKNQAKSALSRSSGGTAVPQRLFGGHQVAPAPIVTASLTPAIAIASEPVIRHSNAAAKQVHLHNQAYGRAIYDYVSKEAGDLSFKKGDIVILRKKIDKNWYFGECGNNHGVFPLSYVQVMTPLTPHVPQCKALYDFRMTNDDEDGCLTFNKGEVISVIRRVDENWAEGKLLDRIGIFPLAFVELNSVARALMKLSTNVQPGPSRLAPPTPTNEETTPLIPTDHTRNVQTTSQSRSQLVQNAALPVSDSVSNVSSGGSSTTTTPNTPNSSTTSSSSSTAPSSPGSPATSPPAVGNRHNVKRHSFTAVNTGHHAHPHHRHSAEILSPPVDSALNNANNSGGNESFSPLQVNSCTTDHNLRHRRSDSSDLVLAQQSVPVNQTSSVSGATHLPAAYIALYPYKPQKADELELRKGGIYMVTERCQDGWFKGTSNRTQKCGVFPGNYVAPAKCQRGLCRGSPNSPSQHQVSPLSNAGSNAESRLAVTYTKNKGPAPQPSYNPRALPPPELPPRAISPSSTTVSSSWHGNAGQPSQGLNQETSPPRHSDQNVIANPLGRSHSVVMTSNIPSPGKQIAVSSSLQPPVGLNTANGCSSATISAPSSSASDMNRSPNNTLRVAAIAPNAAAAAYRTSEKPKEKKDKCVSLMRRLTNIKKSKSPPPATYSMDNPVFDDGNSVNPIHVRSGESGAMVCPTVGNHHRKSNSLDAGMGKQTKQQSSRDRDRVYRFRCIVPYPPNSEFELELRVGDIIYVHKKRDDGWYKGTQQRTGRTGLFPASFVEAF
- the LOC126848132 gene encoding uncharacterized protein LOC126848132; protein product: MVMAGNENAPGALADDALSARLQWLRQRREALQEKLTQKNNELKNLCVEEAEITGVLPPEIPLEPGESPPIFHRKDVTLIYPQKSVNILKTADVEESELELERQVQLGIVETALSIVNDTTESKATRRKHRLAYQQSQRRLQELETELNFIRQSRGKAHRSAQLPIHTANYNTQSHLHVNVKHRTKKPRPPLDSTGNEVTTPKFAGRGILHEPGISLSPIGSEDKYILDKPNTYSGHSYEEQSNVPNICNHHSSTYPGASPVDHPNINIVEHDHNDNHNIYILPDQYRARTYSHGSGGSRGHYPDTERTYRPYVPNTYTEDERQMRYRHIQHLQQKQQQLQESHRPQYIGSIEYKHLDNADIVRRTSQGTYEKDFRTSHYTPITDYQIYYKNSSQSQQPLLRRDRDSSSSAGKNVPRHIGISSASIETQLLSGYWVRHNDDIHWVSIDESDRFGSLDRRRRNAHHNSCGTNSEMQSRYRTVAVTGVKGSPTSSNIISSSHQHHSVHLLPLAEQQMPLTNNNHNKMLLRTQSLGSVETWQSNYSHDSHDGKDAAVEYVNNNNNNNNRKSRQKEWYETSVDSGASASLDHNLIATHKNTLAYQSSPPPVRIKTVINENGRDNQTSSGSLPNMSPVNHHKREKSEECRQHTVQPHVRYDQSATRPKVLEIPAESKPSLDVCDDAIRPPLGSPQNCTVVQPGKYQPYREVTKPFEMSDFYKYSTKFRKRNEAVTQSQTGNDSPLQENYHTEIGSSDLSRNTNTYNFAQNIDNITASPVQRRLYQPVQRMTCQPYLSSLR